ccctctccccgGGGTCCCCCCAACCTGTTCCCTGCTCAGGAGCTCCCCAGGATCGCTGACCCATGAACGGGGGAATGTGAAATtgagggagaaaggaaaagaaatggaagtgaagagaggaaaaagcccCTGTGGGGCGGGGGGGCACAGACCCAGAGCCCCTCGGAACCCACCTGAGGTGCCCCCCAAACCACGAGCACCTcgggggggctgtgctgggctttgGCTCACACCCAAAATCGGAGGCacccagggaaggagctgcaaCCTACGCGCCCACCCAGccactgcccatccctgggacccccattcCTCTGAGAACCCCGACCATGGGACCCCCATTCCTTACGTCCCCCCTCCCTGGGACGCCCATCCCGGGACAgccatcccccattcccaaggACCCCCATCCCGGTAACTCCAGCCCCTGAGACCCCCCTTCCCCAGGACTTTGattcccccaggacccccattCCCGTGGGGCCCCTTTCCCCCAGCCCTCCTATCCCATAGGGATCCCCATCCcatgatcccaaatccctggagcCCACGTTCCCCTGGGACTCTCATCCCTGAGTCCCTGCTCCCATGGCACCCACATTGCCCTGGACACACATCCTTGGCTCCCTATGCCTCCTCAGCCTCCAAATTCTGGCAACACCACGTCCCTACTACATCCCCACCATGTCCTCACCATGTTCCACAAtgtccccaccctgcccccagcctgtccccaccctgcccccaccATGTGCCACCTACACATAAGGACGAGACCTGCGCTCGCTGCCTTCCTCTTTGGCCCCAAGAGCCGCCACCCAGGGGATGGGTGGCATCAGCAGCGTGTGACAGCCAACCCGGGTggccggggacaccgggatggccGGGAAGGTGGCTCTGCTCCTGTGGGGTGAGTGCCCCGGGCATGGGCCTGACGCCCCGGGGATGGGCCCTGGTGAGGCAGAGAgcggtggggagggggcacagggggtctgtggggtgccCTGAGGTCCCcaagggcagcagagcccgagcatgggcatggagcccttAAATGCGACCAGAGTCGAggggtggctgtggggacagggccagggggacagggatgcagggacagggaccaaGGGACAAGCACGATCAGGATGTGACcttggggctgtggggctggtggGGGTGACCTGTGCCAGCCCAGGGTTGCCGTGGTGTCTCCGTCCCCGGAACCTGAGTGCTAAACCGGTGACCCCGTGGGGACAGTTTGGGGACAGCCCCACACTCCGTGCCCCGGGTGCCGCTGTCCCCGCGGTGCCACCAACATCCAGCCctgtcccttctcccttccagcccagaccCTCGGCCTCGCTGGTGAGTCCTCAGGGGGATGCCACGTCCccgccccgctgtccccatcccgcGCTGGCCCTGGCAGGCTGGTGTCCCCTGTCACCCGCAGGCGCCCAGACCACCCAGCTCCTCGTGCAGCCCCCCTGGACACCGCCGGTGCTGTGGGACCGGGTGACACTGACCTGCCAGGGCTCGGGCACTGCCGGTGCCACCACCTGGTACAAGGACGGGCAGCGCTGGTGGGAGGAGAAACTCGACCGATTCACTGTCACCGAGAGTGGCACCTACCAGTGTGACAGACCCGGCACCGGGCGCAGCCCTCCTGTGAGCATCTTAAATGGTGAGCGTGGttgggtgtccccagcctggcaccTGCTGGGTCCCCGAGGGCTCTGGGTGGGCTCCGTTCCATGGGTCACTCCCCTGGTGTGATGAGAGCCTGTCTCCAGCACACGGGGacatcccagagcatcccaggcCGAGCAGAACCCCGTGTTGGAATTGGGGACCCATGGTGCGCTGGCTGTGACCCAATCGGGGCATCCCGGTGCCATCGGGACCCCACAGATCCCCACGGTGTGACCGGAACCCCCTGTCCCGCAGGCTggctggtgctgcaggtgcCGGCACGGGCGCTGCTGGAGGGGGACACGGTGACACTGCGCTGCCGGAGCTGGCAGAACAAACCGGTGACCTGGGTGTCCTTCTACCACGAGGAGAAACAACTGCAGCTGTTCCATGAAAGGAccgagctgtccctgtcccctctgcgGCTGCAGGACAGTGGCCGCTactgctgcaggggctgggtgGACTCCGAGGTGTCACAAGGGTGGAAGGAGTCGGAGTCAGCGccggtgacagtgacagtgcaCGGTGAGCACCCCACAGCCGCCACCCTGACACCCCCACACCTCAGAACCCCCATGGCCCCTTCACAGCAGGCTCGGTGTCACGTTCCCCGTGCCACATTCCCTTCCCGCAGCACAACCCGCTGTTGGTGCTGGAGGGTCCCCCCGAGCCCACCGAGGGGTCCCCCCTGAATCTCAGCTgcctcagcacccccagccccctgcggCCCCGAGTCCCCCTCCTGCACCTCTTCTACCGGGACGGGCGGTTGGTGGGGGGCCTGCAGGGgtcccctcagctcctgctgcccgcCGTGGGGGTCTCCCACTCAGGGAATTACAGCTGCGAGGTGCGCTCCGAGCAGGGGCCGTGCGGAAGAGCAGCGCCCGGCTCCGCGTCATGTTGCGCAGTGAGTGCGgggatgggcacggggagcCCCGACAGCCGCCACGGGTCCCCCAGTCCTGCCTGAAACCCTCCCCTGGTCCCCCGGTCCCCCCAACACTGTCCTGGTCCCCCTCAGAGCTCCACCCTCCCTCCATCGTTTCCCTGGTCTCTTGCCTAGTGCCCCCATTTCTGCCCCAGGTCCCTCCACCCCTCACTGGATCCCCTCACTGGGCCCATCTACTCCTTCTCTGAGGTTCCCCGGTGGTTACCAAgtccctccccgtgtccccttaCCACTTCCAGGAGTTCTCCCACATCCCCCTCCAGGTCTCCCCTCCCTCAATCCTCCCTCCTTTTCTGGGGCCCCTCTCTCTCACTGGGTTCCCCTCCTACTgcccctctttctccttctccttctgtgTCCCCTCCCGCAGGGGTCCCGCTCTCAGGGGTGTCCGTGTCGGCGCAGCCCCCCGGGGGacaggtggcactgggggaccgcctggtgctgagctgcacGGTGGCCACAGGGACAGGTCCCCTGTCCTTCTCCTGGCACCGGGGGGACTCCTGGGAACTGCTGGGCACCGGCCCCCGCCTGGAGCTGCGCCACGTTGGGGACAATGACAGCGGCCACTACCAGTGCCGGGCCAGCAACGGGGACAGTGTGGCCGAGAGTGTCCCCCTGAATGTCACCGTCCTGGGTGAGCGGGACCCTCAGGAATGGGCTGACCCCACCCACCACATCCCCATCGCCCCTGGCCAGGTGCCAGCCCCATCTGTGTCCCCGCAGTGCCTGTGGCCAATGCCACCATCAGCCCcggtgccctggcacagccggTGCGTGCAGGTGACCCCGTGACCCTGCGCTGCTCGGTGCAGGTGGGCTCAGCCCCTGTCACCTTCACCTGGCTGCACAATGGCCACGAGGTGGCCCGGGGTCCCCTCCTGGAGCTCAGGGACATCCATGTGGGACATTCCGGCACCTACCAGTGCGTGGCCACCAACCAGCTGGGACAGGACGGGCACCGCGTGTTCCGGGTGCTCAGCCCCGAGCTGGCACTGACGGTGACACCGCGGGCACACTGGGACACAGGTGGGGTCACTCGGTGTCATTGGGATTGCAGCACCCCCGCAGTGACAGCTGACCCTGATgtgtccccctctgtccccagcagtggCCGCAGGGGTTGCCGGGTCCCTCCTGTTCCTGGTTCTGCTCGTGGGTGTCATTgtgggctggcactgctggcaccGCCTGGGTGGGTGACAATGGGGCCAatgggggccctggggagctgggaggCCACCGAGACTGTGGGGATGATGgggcagcacccacagcccctgactTGGCCAGCGCTGCGTCCCCAGTGACCTTTGCTTGAGGTCCtcgaggatttggggtggtgttGGAGGCTtgtgcagggatgctgggggttcTTTCAGGAATCCTGGGGCAGTTTGAAGGGTGGCCATCCCTGCCAGCCTTGGGGCTCTGGGGGCATCAGGACCAGGGTCACTGGTGTGGTTCAGGGGTTCTGGGGGGCTCCAGGAAtgctggggctgtcctgggggaattgagagccTGTGGGAGTTCAGGATTCCCGAGGCTGGTCAGGGCCTTGGGGACCCCACAGTCACCTCCAcccctttcctttgcagccttcAGGAAGCACCAGGAAAGGTGAGTGGGGGGCTCCAGACATGACCCTCCTGTTTTACCCAGCCCCCAAGACCTCCCATCCCCTCTCACacatccccccatccctgcagggctccccaggagcccccggcccccccagaGGAGGGGGAGGTGCTGTACACCCACGTCACGAGGACAAAGCGGACGCAGGGTGAGTACGGGGtgggacacacacagggacacgtcACCCACGGGGGGTGTCACACAGATGCCACAGCCAGGGTCTCCTGCAGGGCCCACCCGCACCGCTCCGCCCCAGGATACCCAAGTGACCTACGCGGAGCTGCCAGGACCCCACGGGCGACCGCGGGCACCCAGTGACATCTACGGGAACGTGCTGGGACGCTGAGGGTgctgggggacactggaggaCCCGACTGACTTCTGCTGGGcccaaaatgcagctttttgcTGAAACTCGGAGAAATGGTGTTTCTTTATCTTGGTTTAGGAACGGGAATCTCCAATTTCCTGATTCTACTAAAAACTTCCTCTTCCCTTCGGGCTGCGGAGGGCAGTGAGAGAGCGGCTTTGGTGGGTGAGGGGCATCCGGGCAGCGTcagcccacggcaaggcaggaaggaggaggatCCCGCTCAGGGTGCTGAGCAGATCCTTGTGGGATTTGTGCCTGAGTTTTGGGGCTCCCTCAGTGCCTTGGGCAGAGGGACAAAATGATCCATTGCTGCATTTCCGGGCTGCTTCCCTCGCAGCTGCCCCTGCAGGGGCGGtttccagccagccctgctctgcaaaccATCCAAGGCCCTCGCAGAGCCACTGCTTGGGCTCCCCTTGGCTTTTGTGCTTCTCGCAGCGCTGAGCAAACCACAGCCACGCCTTTTCCCCCACACAATTCTCACCTTGCAGCAGCTCTAAAGCTGCGAGAGTCAAAGCCCAGGCGGCGGGGGGGACCCTCAGATCCTGGCTGCCCCTGGGGCtggccagagcagggctggccaaTGCCCATCCCTGCGCAGTGGGGCTGTGGCGTGGCCTGGCCCCACACTTGGATGGCCACTGGCTGCACGGAGGAGTTTGGGAGCTGCTTCCTGCCTGGGGCTCCATTCCCAAGCTGCTCTTGCCACCTCAGATCCTGCAAGGGATGAGCGAGAATGGAGAAGTCTGGAATAGGTTTTctcccaaaaccaacaaacccaaaGTGTCCCAACCCCCAGGATAGAAACCCCATAGCGGGCGGGCAGGGGGGGAATGTGGGGATCAGGAGAGGCGGGGGCAGCCCCACAACAGCTTAACCCCCCCCCCGATTTACAGGGTCTCAGCCCTGCAGCATCAAACTGGGGCCAGATCAGCCATTTCCAGGGGAAAATACCTGCAGTTTTCACAGTGCTGCAGGGGAGAGGGCAGAACGGTCCTCGGGTGTTGTGGGCAGAGGAGGGGACGGTCACGAGCGTTCCAGGCTGGTTCCCAGCACTGAGACCCTGAAGGAGGTGTGGGGGTGTGTTACAGTGCGGATTCTGCAACACGCgtatcagacaatgaggcccatggaaaaaaaatatatatggagggattcttgatagatgtttcagagagatgtctGTTACTCCAGCcccatggccgggatctgccgaggaactggtacagtcacgggacccgagggtccttgcccacgcaagggaacacaaaacaaccaatggggaacgaggctgaccagggacaggaaaaccccgtgcctcccgcccagggcccctctcccagggccacatggcaggggggaaggacCCTGACAtttcacctgtttatttttaacaaaaagagatttaaaacttaacattggaaacaactggataaacataacaagaatcttttcaaaaccaaacaagccaccctcctgaatcttcaaatgtccaaacagattctgtggaacatcttaaggctgacggaagggagacaggactctctgggaatgctttgtggggaaactgaggcaggagagggtttcttccatgtgtacctgttggaactctaaacacCACCAGGtaatttctttccctctcccttttcatcccccactcagcattggaaagggatttttggggaaacaattggcaaaggcatggttttgtgagggaaaccatgagtgaaaaaacagattgggaatacaGTGGGAGTAATAGGATATaggtgtgctagtttgaaaacaaaccagggggaggcaccaagtcagaataacaatttaatggaaattaaagaaaaggaaaagaaagtaaaagaaaacactgacagagtcaagatacaacctgagtccctgttaggcagggtggtggtagcagccctctgaagtggtgatcctgtagtagaaaggggtctgctcttcctcagaaagtccagtggtggctgcatagctcctgtcctctggaaatccagtggagccagtgtctttgatgctcagagtcccagattatatccacgatgggatgcttggttcctccctctgggtggagcatctcacaatggggtaatgagtcatgaggccaagtgttgattaggctcgttaacagaagatggtccggagggagttatctctgagtcatgggcaggacaatgatgggccatgaaCAGCGAgagagtctggggggaggaggcaaggaaacactgccccacctgatttccacagctcatgaggatggtaatagaatacactgcaacccaggacatacAGGGTaaaggggaaaggtgggattaggaaagggagactgtagggggggcttataGTGGAGATATTGTCTACCATGACTACGATTTCGAGCATATACTGCcctttacagaaacaccatcaggcccagtgacctctgctgcttataacccttttctaccttgcacaattttgaattccaccacctctccatctcccaagcttgtgATGTATTTTTCAGATATTCTTTTTAATTGCAGTTCTATGAAGAaatatgtcttcttggttgACACATCTTGtaaaaaaccataattttgtttaacatgataccattttactattcctagaaccttagctacggtgatattttcctttttccgagtggctgctgttttctgtctcgctgcgttCCTGGTTTCACTTTGGTTTTCGCTCGCTCCTGCGTTGGAGCCGTcagggctgctcgtgcctgtgTGCTCTACCCAGGGGTCGCAGTCGGGGCCGTGCGGGCCGGGCGGTGCTGCACCACTCAGCTCCCCGCGTGCTGccgcctctgctctcagctgcgttgcTGCAGCCTGGCGCCGTGCCCAAGTCTTGGCCGGACCCCGAGCAACAACCCCCCCACACCCAGCTCCAGTGCCTGTTTCGGCAAGGTGCAGCTCTGCCGCCAGCCGCCTCAGCCCCAGGACATGAGGGTCCCCCCCGCCCCCTGGGCTTTGACTCTCGCAGCTTTAGAGCTGCTTCAGTGGTGAGAATTGTGTGGGGGAAAAGGCGTGGCTGTGGTTTGCTCAGGCCTGCGAGAAGCACAAAAGCCAAGGGGAGCCCAAGCAGTGGCTCTGCGAGGGCCTTGGATggtttgcagagcagggctggccgGAAACCGCCCCTGCAGGGGCAGCTGCGAGGGAAGCAGCCCGGAAATGCAGCAATGGATCATTTTGTCCCTCTGCCCAAGGCACTGAGGGAGCCCCAAAACTCAGGCAAATCCCACAAGGATCTGCTCAGCACCCTGAGCGGGAccctcctccttcctgccttgccgtgggcgggcGCTGCCCGGAT
The nucleotide sequence above comes from Aphelocoma coerulescens isolate FSJ_1873_10779 chromosome 25, UR_Acoe_1.0, whole genome shotgun sequence. Encoded proteins:
- the LOC138098497 gene encoding LOW QUALITY PROTEIN: Fc receptor-like protein 4 (The sequence of the model RefSeq protein was modified relative to this genomic sequence to represent the inferred CDS: inserted 1 base in 1 codon), with protein sequence MCHLHIRTRPALAAFLFGPKSRHPGDGWHQQRVTANPGGRGHRDGREAQTLGLAGAQTTQLLVQPPWTPPVLWDRVTLTCQGSGTAGATTWYKDGQRWWEEKLDRFTVTESGTYQCDRPGTGRSPPVSILNGWLVLQVPARALLEGDTVTLRCRSWQNKPVTWVSFYHEEKQLQLFHERTELSLSPLRLQDSGRYCCRGWVDSEVSQGWKESESAPVTVTVHEHNPLLVLEGPPEPTEGSPLNLSCLSTPSPLRPRVPLLHLFYRDGRLVGGLQGSPQLLLPAVGVSHSGNYSCEVRSEXGAVRKSSARLRVMLRRVPLSGVSVSAQPPGGQVALGDRLVLSCTVATGTGPLSFSWHRGDSWELLGTGPRLELRHVGDNDSGHYQCRASNGDSVAESVPLNVTVLVPVANATISPGALAQPVRAGDPVTLRCSVQVGSAPVTFTWLHNGHEVARGPLLELRDIHVGHSGTYQCVATNQLGQDGHRVFRVLSPELALTVTPRAHWDTAVAAGVAGSLLFLVLLVGVIVGWHCWHRLAFRKHQERAPQEPPAPPEEGEVLYTHVTRTKRTQGPTRTAPPQDTQVTYAELPGPHGRPRAPSDIYGNVLGR